From a single Staphylococcus epidermidis genomic region:
- the corA gene encoding magnesium/cobalt transporter CorA, translating to MTVTVRFQSLSQPLTLVSNVKEIPKDATIIWYDFENATDEENEYLKNHFDFNYLEIDDAINGDPRVKYKEYDAYQYMIFHSIINDDYSPISLSVFLEGNVLVTYHHKHFPSLKRVAQYNAENHDSELDCADIVIHILDCMVDKYFNFVYGIEDKVYNFEAKHVDDRYSKSVMENVFQLRSDLIKIKRVLFPMQEVVDTMKQEGNIIKDAKHRMYIQHIDDHLIKQRSVIRTSQEMTNEIRENYESFTSFRMNSIMQILTLVSVIFSPLTFIAGVYGMNFEFMPELKWHYAYFVCLTLMLIITIILIIFFKKKKWF from the coding sequence ATGACGGTGACCGTTAGATTTCAATCTTTATCGCAACCTCTTACATTAGTTTCAAATGTGAAAGAGATTCCTAAAGATGCAACGATTATATGGTATGATTTTGAAAATGCCACTGATGAAGAAAATGAGTATTTAAAAAATCATTTTGATTTCAATTACTTAGAAATAGATGATGCTATCAATGGTGACCCACGAGTTAAATATAAAGAATATGACGCGTATCAATATATGATATTTCATAGTATTATTAATGATGATTACTCACCAATCTCACTAAGTGTATTTTTAGAAGGTAATGTTTTAGTGACATACCATCACAAACATTTTCCATCATTAAAGCGTGTGGCTCAATACAATGCAGAAAATCATGATAGTGAATTAGATTGTGCAGACATCGTCATTCATATTCTGGATTGTATGGTGGATAAATATTTTAACTTTGTTTATGGTATTGAAGATAAAGTGTATAATTTTGAAGCTAAGCATGTCGATGACCGCTATAGTAAGAGCGTTATGGAAAATGTCTTTCAATTACGTTCGGATTTAATTAAAATCAAACGCGTATTATTTCCGATGCAAGAAGTTGTAGATACAATGAAACAAGAAGGAAATATAATTAAAGATGCCAAACATAGAATGTATATTCAACATATTGATGATCATCTTATTAAACAAAGAAGTGTTATTCGGACTTCTCAAGAAATGACGAATGAGATTCGTGAAAATTATGAATCATTCACCTCATTTAGGATGAATAGTATAATGCAGATACTTACGCTTGTATCTGTTATATTCTCACCACTCACTTTTATTGCTGGTGTATATGGAATGAACTTTGAATTTATGCCTGAGTTGAAATGGCATTATGCTTATTTCGTGTGCTTAACTTTAATGCTAATTATAACAATAATATTAATCATATTCTTTAAAAAGAAAAAATGGTTTTAA
- a CDS encoding DHA2 family efflux MFS transporter permease subunit produces MTATFIIIYIVVALILIGFINFFLIKRKRKNKDKRVEQRSTIDSKRESNQSKFKASDLEQTTKSNTDPTQSNDIEDEKRKNHFDSEIDNASQFINTDSKEDRNALSHKNQEEDDASNDVLNPIDPNSTEGRVNERIKNQESNFIFGKGITRGKILAAMLFGMFIAILNQTLLNVALPKINTEFNISASTGQWLMTGFMLVNGILIPISAFLFNKYSYRKLFIIGLALFTLGSLVCAISFNFPIMMSGRVLQAIGAGILMPLGSNVIVTIFPPEKRGVAMGTMGIAMILAPAIGPTLSGYIVQNYDWNVMFYGMFFIGIIAIVIGLFWFKLYQSTTNPKADIPGIIYSTIGFGSLLYGFSEAGNKGWGSTEIVTMFIVGTVFIIFFILRELRMKAPMLSLEVLKYPTYTLTTIINMIVMMSLYGGMILLPLYLQNLRGFSALDSGLLLLPGALVMGALGPVAGKLLDTIGIKPLAIFGIGIMTYATWELSKLNMDTTYLHIMWIYIVRSFGMAFVMMPIITAGMNALPPRLISHGNAFVNTMRQLAGSIGTAILVTVMTTQQTNHLSAFGEELDKTNPVIQDHMRELAQQYGGESAAMKLLLEHVNKLASVEGVNDAFIVATIISAIALILSLFLQGKKKAQLSAEKANAEDYPSQQDK; encoded by the coding sequence ATGACAGCGACCTTCATTATTATATATATTGTAGTAGCGCTCATACTCATTGGTTTTATTAATTTCTTTTTAATTAAGCGTAAAAGAAAAAATAAAGACAAAAGAGTGGAACAACGTTCGACAATAGATTCTAAGAGAGAAAGCAATCAATCTAAATTTAAAGCAAGCGATTTAGAACAAACAACTAAGTCAAATACTGATCCAACGCAATCAAACGATATTGAAGATGAAAAACGAAAAAATCACTTTGACTCAGAAATAGATAATGCATCTCAATTTATCAATACAGATAGTAAAGAGGATAGAAACGCGTTAAGCCATAAGAACCAAGAGGAAGATGACGCATCGAACGATGTGTTGAACCCTATCGATCCAAATTCTACTGAAGGTAGAGTTAATGAAAGAATTAAAAATCAAGAGTCTAACTTTATTTTTGGTAAAGGTATAACTAGAGGTAAAATTTTAGCGGCAATGTTATTTGGTATGTTTATCGCGATTCTAAACCAAACTCTATTAAATGTGGCATTGCCTAAAATAAATACAGAGTTTAATATTTCTGCTTCAACTGGTCAATGGTTAATGACTGGTTTTATGTTAGTGAACGGTATATTAATACCTATTAGTGCTTTTTTATTTAATAAATATTCTTATAGAAAATTATTTATTATAGGTTTAGCACTATTTACATTAGGTTCCTTAGTTTGTGCAATCTCATTTAATTTCCCAATTATGATGAGTGGACGTGTATTACAAGCCATAGGCGCAGGTATATTGATGCCGTTAGGTTCTAACGTTATTGTTACCATTTTCCCACCTGAAAAACGCGGTGTGGCAATGGGGACAATGGGTATTGCAATGATATTAGCACCTGCAATCGGTCCAACACTTTCAGGTTATATTGTGCAAAATTATGATTGGAATGTAATGTTTTACGGTATGTTCTTTATAGGTATTATTGCTATCGTAATTGGTCTATTTTGGTTTAAGTTGTATCAAAGTACAACAAATCCGAAAGCAGATATTCCTGGAATTATTTATAGTACGATTGGATTCGGTTCCTTATTATATGGTTTCTCAGAAGCTGGTAATAAAGGATGGGGCTCAACTGAGATTGTAACAATGTTTATTGTTGGTACGGTTTTCATTATTTTCTTTATTTTAAGAGAACTAAGAATGAAAGCGCCAATGTTGAGCTTGGAAGTATTAAAATATCCAACTTATACACTTACAACTATTATCAATATGATTGTGATGATGAGTTTATACGGAGGAATGATTTTACTTCCATTATATTTACAAAATCTTAGAGGATTTTCAGCATTAGACTCTGGATTATTACTATTGCCAGGTGCATTAGTCATGGGAGCATTAGGTCCGGTGGCAGGTAAATTGTTAGATACAATCGGTATTAAACCATTAGCAATATTTGGTATTGGCATTATGACATATGCGACATGGGAATTAAGTAAATTAAACATGGATACAACATATCTCCATATTATGTGGATATATATTGTGCGTTCATTTGGTATGGCATTTGTAATGATGCCGATTATAACTGCAGGTATGAACGCTTTACCACCACGTTTAATTTCTCATGGTAATGCGTTTGTTAATACAATGAGACAATTAGCTGGTTCAATTGGTACAGCTATTTTGGTTACGGTCATGACGACACAACAAACAAATCATCTTTCTGCTTTTGGTGAAGAGTTAGATAAAACGAATCCTGTCATTCAAGACCATATGCGTGAACTTGCCCAACAGTATGGTGGTGAGTCAGCAGCAATGAAATTATTACTCGAACATGTCAATAAACTTGCATCTGTAGAAGGTGTAAATGATGCATTTATTGTTGCTACAATTATTAGTGCGATTGCACTGATATTAAGCTTGTTCTTACAGGGCAAGAAAAAGGCTCAATTATCAGCTGAAAAAGCAAATGCTGAAGATTATCCTTCGCAACAAGATAAATAA
- a CDS encoding TetR/AcrR family transcriptional regulator, translating to MKQRAKYKIIKSLIELLEYYPFDEITIKMICAYSGVNRSTFYDHFQDKYQLLDKIQNYHLNKYISLLQSFYNDFHHIKTDQKKLYKFFLLIAKYIKRKEAFYRATLVTYPNKDIALDYINATKTCYEKVMNRYETSINNKRMFIIYSVGGQAGVFIDWLRNGCIESPQEVAQVLLANTIKLQR from the coding sequence ATGAAACAACGTGCGAAATATAAAATAATAAAAAGTTTAATCGAACTTTTAGAATACTATCCTTTTGATGAAATAACCATTAAAATGATATGTGCATATAGTGGCGTGAATCGCTCTACTTTTTATGATCATTTTCAAGATAAATATCAATTACTAGATAAGATCCAAAATTATCATTTAAACAAATATATATCTTTACTACAATCTTTCTATAACGATTTTCATCATATTAAAACAGATCAAAAAAAATTATATAAATTTTTCTTATTGATAGCCAAATATATTAAACGTAAAGAAGCGTTCTACAGAGCAACACTTGTAACATATCCTAATAAAGATATTGCATTAGATTACATTAACGCCACTAAAACATGTTATGAAAAAGTCATGAATAGATATGAAACCTCAATAAATAATAAACGTATGTTTATCATTTATTCAGTCGGTGGTCAAGCAGGTGTATTTATCGATTGGTTACGTAATGGATGCATCGAATCTCCTCAAGAGGTCGCTCAAGTTCTTTTAGCTAATACAATTAAATTACAACGATAA
- a CDS encoding HlyD family secretion protein, whose translation MKKMILINVITIIVLVVIGVLGFWFWHNTTSYVTTDNAKVDGDQIKISSPASGQIKSLNVKQGDKLDKGDKVAEVLAQGQDGQSKDMNIKMPQKGTIVKTDGIEGSMTQAGNPIAYAYNLDDLYITANVDEKDISDVEKGNDVDVDIDGQKASIKGKVEEVGQATAASFSLMPSSNSDGNYTKVSQVVPVKISLDSNPSKNVVLGMNAEVKIHKN comes from the coding sequence ATGAAAAAAATGATATTAATCAATGTGATTACTATCATTGTCCTAGTTGTTATTGGTGTGTTAGGCTTTTGGTTCTGGCATAACACAACAAGTTATGTGACAACTGACAATGCAAAAGTTGATGGAGATCAAATAAAAATCTCAAGTCCTGCATCTGGACAAATTAAATCTCTTAATGTTAAGCAAGGAGACAAACTTGATAAAGGTGATAAAGTAGCAGAAGTTTTAGCACAAGGCCAAGATGGGCAATCAAAAGATATGAACATCAAAATGCCACAAAAAGGTACTATTGTTAAAACAGATGGTATCGAAGGTTCTATGACTCAAGCAGGGAACCCAATTGCATATGCATATAATTTAGATGATCTATATATAACTGCTAATGTAGATGAAAAAGATATTTCTGACGTGGAAAAAGGCAACGACGTTGATGTAGATATCGACGGTCAAAAAGCATCAATCAAAGGTAAGGTTGAAGAAGTAGGCCAAGCAACTGCAGCTAGCTTTTCATTGATGCCTTCATCAAATAGCGACGGTAACTATACGAAAGTTTCTCAGGTAGTACCCGTAAAAATCTCTTTAGATTCTAATCCATCTAAAAATGTTGTCCTAGGTATGAACGCTGAAGTTAAAATTCATAAAAATTAA
- a CDS encoding alpha/beta hydrolase: MKNRMMNRVVNKYILHNRSIFFSNDDEVKHFLEKRSIENSKKHQQPATLNVKSNLDKLTLNNMQVFRFNFRHEKNQKILYLHGGYNTLQPSPFHWRLLDKLTLNTLHEVVLPIYPKSPDYHYLETFKAIRDVYNQLVEEVGASNIVMMGDGSGGGLALSFVQSLINDNQEVPRKLFLLSPLLDATLTNPNITKTLEENDILVSRFGVHQLMKSWTNDLPLSDARISPLYGTLKGLPPIYMYGGGREILSPDMHAFTHALEECGNDVEFKEYPKMVHDFPIYPIRQSHKVLKHITKSILE, encoded by the coding sequence ATGAAAAATAGAATGATGAATCGCGTGGTTAATAAATATATACTTCATAATAGATCGATATTTTTTAGTAATGATGATGAAGTTAAACATTTTTTAGAAAAGAGAAGTATCGAAAATAGTAAAAAACATCAGCAACCTGCGACACTTAATGTAAAGTCAAATTTAGATAAACTTACTCTTAATAATATGCAAGTGTTTAGATTTAATTTTAGACATGAGAAAAATCAAAAGATACTCTATCTGCATGGTGGATATAATACTTTGCAACCTTCTCCATTTCATTGGAGACTTTTAGATAAACTAACTTTAAATACATTGCATGAGGTCGTTTTACCTATCTATCCAAAGTCACCAGATTATCACTACTTAGAAACGTTCAAAGCGATTCGTGACGTTTATAATCAATTAGTTGAAGAAGTTGGTGCGAGCAACATTGTTATGATGGGGGATGGTTCTGGTGGAGGACTAGCATTAAGTTTTGTTCAATCACTTATCAATGATAATCAAGAAGTGCCTAGAAAGTTATTTTTACTTTCACCGCTTTTAGATGCCACTTTGACTAATCCTAATATTACGAAAACGTTGGAAGAAAATGATATCTTAGTTAGTCGATTTGGCGTTCATCAACTCATGAAATCTTGGACGAATGATTTACCTTTATCAGACGCGCGTATATCACCATTATACGGTACTCTAAAAGGGTTGCCACCTATATATATGTATGGAGGTGGCAGAGAAATATTAAGCCCAGACATGCATGCATTTACTCATGCTCTAGAGGAATGTGGGAACGATGTTGAGTTTAAAGAGTATCCTAAAATGGTGCATGATTTTCCTATCTATCCCATACGCCAATCTCACAAGGTGTTAAAACACATCACTAAATCAATCTTAGAGTAA
- the fni gene encoding type 2 isopentenyl-diphosphate Delta-isomerase — MSDSQREQRKNEHVEIAMSQKDALVSDFDKVRFVHHSIPSIDVSQVDMTSHTTKFDLAYPIYINAMTGGSDWTKQINEKLAIVARETGIAMAVGSTHAALRNPNMIETFSIVRKTNPKGTIFSNVGADVPVDKALQAVELLDAQALQIHVNSPQELVMPEGNREFASWMSNIESIVKRVDVPVIIKEVGFGMSKETLQALYDIGVNYVDVSGRGGTNFVDIENERRSNKDMNYLSQWGQSTVESLLESTEFQDRLNIFASGGLRTPLDAVKCLALGAKAIGMSRPFLNQVEQSGITNTVDYVESFIQHMKKIMTMLDAPNIERLRQADIVMSPELISWINQRGLHLNRK; from the coding sequence ATGAGTGACTCACAAAGAGAACAGAGGAAAAATGAACATGTAGAAATCGCAATGTCACAAAAAGATGCGCTGGTTTCAGATTTTGATAAAGTGAGATTTGTTCATCATTCCATCCCCAGTATTGATGTTAGTCAAGTCGATATGACAAGTCATACTACGAAATTCGATTTGGCATATCCAATCTATATAAATGCAATGACTGGTGGAAGTGATTGGACAAAACAAATTAATGAAAAATTAGCAATTGTTGCTAGAGAAACTGGAATTGCAATGGCGGTGGGATCAACACATGCAGCTTTGCGCAATCCTAATATGATTGAAACATTTAGCATTGTGCGTAAAACAAATCCCAAAGGAACAATTTTCAGCAATGTGGGTGCCGATGTACCAGTGGATAAAGCTCTACAAGCGGTTGAATTATTAGATGCTCAAGCGCTACAAATTCATGTGAACTCACCTCAAGAATTAGTCATGCCTGAAGGGAACCGTGAATTTGCTTCATGGATGTCAAATATTGAATCTATTGTTAAACGCGTTGATGTTCCAGTTATTATTAAAGAAGTTGGTTTCGGAATGAGTAAAGAAACATTACAAGCGTTATATGATATTGGTGTTAACTATGTTGATGTCAGTGGGCGCGGTGGAACTAATTTCGTTGATATTGAAAATGAAAGACGTTCGAATAAAGATATGAATTATTTATCTCAGTGGGGACAATCTACCGTAGAATCCTTACTTGAGAGTACTGAATTTCAAGATCGATTAAATATTTTTGCTAGCGGTGGCTTACGTACACCACTCGATGCTGTAAAATGTTTAGCATTAGGTGCAAAAGCAATAGGGATGTCTCGACCGTTTTTAAATCAAGTAGAACAATCAGGTATCACAAATACCGTAGACTATGTAGAGTCTTTTATTCAACATATGAAAAAAATTATGACGATGTTAGATGCGCCGAACATTGAGCGTTTACGACAAGCAGATATCGTAATGAGCCCGGAGTTAATATCATGGATCAATCAACGTGGCCTTCATTTAAATAGAAAATAA
- a CDS encoding PadR family transcriptional regulator, whose amino-acid sequence MNVQFKKGALELIVLLIIKKEDQYGYSLVQNISRYMTIAEGTVYPLLRRLVKSGELSTYYQPSTEGPSRKYYQLTQQGAARVNQLEEDWKLFTEAVEHFIEESENE is encoded by the coding sequence ATGAATGTACAGTTTAAGAAAGGTGCTTTAGAATTAATTGTTCTGCTAATTATTAAAAAAGAAGATCAGTATGGTTATTCACTTGTACAAAATATCTCCAGATATATGACCATAGCTGAAGGTACAGTTTATCCTCTGCTAAGGCGTTTGGTTAAAAGTGGGGAACTGAGTACGTATTATCAACCTTCAACTGAAGGTCCGTCTCGAAAGTATTATCAATTAACTCAACAGGGGGCTGCGAGAGTTAATCAATTAGAGGAGGATTGGAAATTGTTTACGGAAGCTGTAGAACATTTCATTGAGGAGAGTGAGAATGAATGA
- a CDS encoding DUF1700 domain-containing protein, translating to MNKNDYLKELKKHLKHMNKEEKEDILNEYDTHFYSGQQEGKSESDVCKELGNPKLIGKELTATSSVENAHQKVSLMNISSAIVAVMGLSLLNFFIVIIPAFLCILLVLTFIIFTLASLAAPLMLLIKGIMDGFHSIILYDAFMTGLMFGVGLVLAVVTYYLIKWLFDVTMKYLKWNISIVKGSVQS from the coding sequence ATGAATAAAAATGATTATTTAAAAGAACTTAAAAAGCATTTGAAACATATGAATAAAGAAGAAAAAGAAGATATTTTGAATGAATACGATACGCATTTTTATAGCGGACAGCAAGAGGGAAAGTCTGAATCAGACGTGTGTAAAGAATTAGGTAATCCAAAATTAATAGGTAAGGAACTTACAGCTACTTCCAGTGTAGAAAATGCACATCAAAAAGTGTCGTTAATGAATATTTCATCCGCAATTGTAGCAGTAATGGGGCTAAGTTTGCTTAACTTTTTTATTGTTATAATACCAGCTTTTTTATGCATTTTGCTCGTATTAACCTTCATCATTTTTACTCTAGCTTCACTAGCTGCACCATTGATGTTGCTCATTAAAGGAATTATGGATGGTTTTCATTCCATTATCTTATATGACGCATTTATGACTGGTTTAATGTTTGGTGTTGGACTCGTACTTGCAGTGGTGACTTACTATCTCATTAAGTGGCTATTTGATGTGACTATGAAATATCTAAAATGGAATATCTCTATTGTCAAAGGAAGTGTACAATCATGA
- a CDS encoding DUF4097 family beta strand repeat-containing protein produces MKKIAAIIFLIGLSLIIICSVGVYAQNKKLSKDNQYNNQTTNLMKNYDDNTVKSIYVDGKVSDITVKKGKHFSVKSKGNDKNLNVTSKVNNQRWVITERQTSPHINFRIQGKVSNHITITVPKYIKNIDIKTNAGDLNIVGVNSGTGRFDAESGDIKVQKGRYKKVTLHNEDGDIHTKDIHFNQANIQNDNGDIQMKQLDPDIPLRIKNEEGDINLNYKKELHHTQIITRNEEGETDIDHRVLYNSKVENGNNKVKLINENGDIKVK; encoded by the coding sequence ATGAAAAAAATTGCAGCGATAATATTTTTAATAGGCTTGTCACTAATTATTATTTGTAGCGTGGGAGTTTATGCACAAAATAAAAAATTGAGTAAAGACAATCAATATAATAATCAAACAACAAATTTAATGAAAAACTATGATGATAATACTGTGAAAAGTATTTACGTTGATGGAAAAGTAAGTGATATAACTGTGAAAAAAGGTAAACATTTTTCGGTTAAGTCCAAAGGGAATGACAAAAATTTAAACGTAACTAGCAAGGTGAACAATCAACGTTGGGTAATTACAGAGCGTCAAACAAGTCCACATATTAATTTTAGAATACAAGGTAAAGTTAGTAATCACATTACGATTACAGTACCTAAATATATTAAAAACATAGATATTAAAACTAATGCCGGGGATTTAAATATTGTTGGAGTAAATAGTGGCACAGGAAGATTTGATGCTGAATCTGGAGACATTAAAGTTCAAAAAGGACGATATAAAAAGGTGACACTTCATAATGAGGATGGGGATATTCATACGAAAGATATTCATTTTAATCAAGCTAATATTCAAAATGACAATGGGGATATTCAAATGAAACAATTAGACCCTGATATTCCTTTACGTATTAAAAATGAAGAAGGGGATATAAACTTGAATTATAAAAAAGAACTTCATCACACCCAAATCATCACTCGTAATGAAGAAGGGGAAACAGACATCGATCATCGTGTGTTATATAATAGTAAAGTTGAAAATGGAAATAATAAAGTGAAATTAATCAATGAAAATGGAGATATTAAAGTAAAATAA
- a CDS encoding thioesterase family protein, whose translation MNKTFTVTRTVTEDAIDNNNHMHDAYYNIIFSEVINKFNEVHGLSWSERDRLQYTVFTVETHTTFLHELTLGQEFNIELFLYNYDDKRTHFFLRMLIDNQEVVATNEVMMLGIDRTQRRAAPFPKHYLNAIQDYAHKQEKIEWPPQLGHSIGIPYKGE comes from the coding sequence ATGAACAAGACATTTACCGTAACCCGAACTGTGACAGAAGATGCTATAGATAATAATAATCATATGCATGACGCATATTATAATATTATTTTTAGCGAGGTCATTAATAAATTCAATGAGGTTCATGGTTTATCATGGTCAGAGAGAGACCGTCTACAATATACAGTTTTTACTGTTGAAACACACACTACTTTTTTACATGAATTAACACTTGGTCAAGAATTCAATATAGAGCTATTCCTTTATAATTACGATGACAAACGAACTCATTTCTTTCTGAGAATGTTAATTGATAATCAAGAAGTTGTTGCAACCAATGAGGTCATGATGTTAGGAATAGATAGGACACAACGTCGTGCTGCACCATTTCCAAAACATTATCTGAATGCTATACAAGATTATGCTCATAAGCAAGAAAAAATTGAATGGCCACCACAATTAGGCCACTCAATTGGAATACCATATAAAGGAGAATAA
- the gltS gene encoding sodium/glutamate symporter — protein MIEFDAITTLCLACVLYLIGQTIINHVSILRRICIPAPVIGGLLFAILVAILDSFNIVKIKLDSAFIQNFFMLAFFTTIGLGASLKLFKIGGKVMLIYFTFCGIMAICQNIIGVSLAKLLNIKPLLGLTAGSMSMEGGHGNAAAYGKTLQDMGVDSAVAAALAAATLGLVFGGLIGGPIVKYLIKRYDLKPEHRDDSFKNYGVVEYNQSLHTKYKPIQVFFIQFSILVFCMALGTYIGNTFTDLTGVNIPMYVGSMFVAVIIRNATDFIGWDIVDLKMSEQIGDISLGIFLSLALMSIQLTQIYSLAIPLIIIVLVQVVFMVLFSIFILFKGLGKDYDAAVMVGGFIGHGLGATPNAMANLDVITKKFGNSPKAYLVVPIVGAFLIDLIGVIIVMSFIQLFS, from the coding sequence ATGATAGAATTTGATGCAATTACCACATTATGTTTGGCATGTGTTTTATATTTAATTGGTCAAACAATAATCAACCATGTTTCTATTTTAAGGCGAATCTGTATTCCAGCACCTGTCATTGGTGGTCTTTTATTTGCAATATTAGTGGCTATATTAGATTCATTTAATATCGTTAAAATAAAACTTGATTCGGCGTTCATTCAGAATTTCTTTATGCTCGCTTTCTTTACTACAATTGGACTTGGCGCATCATTAAAACTATTCAAAATTGGCGGAAAAGTCATGTTGATTTATTTCACTTTTTGTGGAATCATGGCTATTTGTCAGAATATTATTGGTGTATCACTCGCTAAACTCTTAAACATTAAACCTTTATTAGGTCTTACAGCAGGTTCAATGTCAATGGAAGGTGGTCACGGTAATGCTGCAGCTTATGGTAAAACCTTACAAGATATGGGTGTAGATTCTGCAGTTGCAGCTGCTTTAGCAGCCGCTACACTAGGCCTTGTATTCGGTGGACTCATTGGCGGTCCCATCGTTAAATATTTAATAAAACGCTATGATCTTAAGCCAGAGCATCGTGACGATTCATTTAAAAATTATGGTGTCGTTGAATACAATCAATCATTACATACAAAATATAAACCTATTCAAGTCTTTTTTATACAATTTTCTATACTCGTATTTTGCATGGCATTAGGAACATATATTGGCAATACTTTTACCGATTTAACCGGAGTTAATATTCCAATGTATGTTGGTTCAATGTTTGTAGCAGTAATTATTAGAAATGCTACAGACTTTATTGGTTGGGATATCGTTGATTTAAAAATGAGCGAACAAATAGGTGATATTTCATTAGGCATCTTTTTATCATTAGCTTTAATGAGTATCCAATTAACTCAAATATATTCTTTAGCTATCCCACTAATCATAATTGTTCTTGTACAAGTCGTATTTATGGTACTATTCTCGATTTTCATATTATTTAAAGGACTCGGTAAAGATTATGACGCTGCTGTTATGGTAGGAGGATTTATTGGCCATGGTCTGGGAGCAACACCAAATGCGATGGCTAATTTAGATGTTATCACTAAAAAGTTTGGCAACTCCCCTAAAGCATATCTAGTAGTTCCTATTGTTGGTGCTTTCCTCATCGACTTAATCGGTGTAATTATTGTTATGAGTTTTATTCAACTTTTCAGTTAA
- a CDS encoding DNA-3-methyladenine glycosylase, whose amino-acid sequence MDFINQQTTQTAKALLGVKIIYQDDYQTYTGYIVETEAYLGIQDKAAHGFGGKITPKVTSLYKKGGTIYAHVMHTHLLINFVTRTEGIPEGVLIRAIEPDEGIGAMNVNRGKSGYELTNGPGKWTKAFNIPRSIDGSTLNDCKLSIDTNHRKYPKTIIESGRIGIPNKGEWTNKPLRFTVKGNPYVSRMRKSDFQNPDDTWK is encoded by the coding sequence TTGGACTTTATAAATCAGCAGACAACCCAAACTGCAAAAGCTTTATTAGGTGTTAAAATTATTTACCAAGATGACTATCAAACATATACTGGATATATTGTAGAAACTGAAGCTTATTTAGGTATACAAGATAAAGCTGCACATGGTTTTGGTGGCAAAATAACACCAAAAGTGACTTCTTTATATAAAAAAGGTGGCACGATATATGCACATGTGATGCATACGCACTTATTAATCAATTTTGTTACACGGACTGAGGGCATACCAGAAGGTGTACTTATTCGTGCTATTGAACCAGATGAAGGTATCGGCGCTATGAACGTCAATCGTGGAAAATCTGGATACGAGCTCACTAATGGTCCAGGAAAGTGGACTAAAGCTTTCAATATTCCACGATCAATTGATGGCTCAACCTTAAATGACTGCAAATTATCTATAGATACCAATCATCGCAAATATCCAAAAACTATTATAGAAAGTGGTCGTATCGGTATTCCTAATAAAGGAGAATGGACAAATAAACCACTACGTTTCACTGTTAAAGGCAATCCATATGTCTCTAGAATGCGCAAATCAGATTTTCAAAATCCCGACGATACATGGAAATAA